A DNA window from Methanomassiliicoccus sp. contains the following coding sequences:
- a CDS encoding hydrolase → MTALEPGSDIGKYKLRKDDIQILIIDVQERLVAAMPERERVVANVSHLLALSTLFSVPVVVTEQYPRGLGPTIPEVASAISPMDPLEKLTFSCLDHCEVPQRLTASGRRTVVVVGMEAHVCVLQTCLDLLTAGYNVHVVRDAVCSRSAEDKANALDLLRDAGAVVTTTETVLFQVLGKAGTDEFKAISRRVK, encoded by the coding sequence GTGACTGCCCTCGAACCCGGGTCCGACATAGGGAAGTATAAGCTCAGGAAGGACGACATTCAAATTCTGATCATCGACGTCCAGGAACGCCTGGTGGCGGCGATGCCGGAGCGTGAGAGAGTGGTAGCCAACGTCAGCCATCTTCTTGCCCTGTCCACGCTTTTCTCCGTCCCGGTGGTGGTGACCGAGCAGTATCCCCGTGGCCTGGGACCAACAATCCCCGAGGTGGCCAGCGCAATTTCCCCCATGGATCCGCTGGAGAAGCTCACCTTCAGCTGCCTGGACCACTGCGAGGTGCCTCAGCGGCTTACTGCCTCCGGCCGCCGAACGGTCGTGGTGGTGGGCATGGAGGCCCATGTATGCGTCCTGCAGACCTGCCTGGACCTGCTGACGGCCGGTTACAACGTCCACGTGGTCCGGGATGCAGTTTGCTCGCGGTCCGCGGAAGACAAGGCCAACGCCCTGGACCTCCTGAGGGATGCCGGGGCGGTGGTGACCACCACCGAAACGGTGCTCTTCCAGGTGCTTGGCAAGGCTGGTACAGACGAGTTCAAGGCCATATCCAGAAGGGTGAAGTGA
- a CDS encoding MBL fold metallo-hydrolase gives MRIIWHGHSCFEVRDTVTVVTDPHDGKSIGIKTPLVRADIVLVTHDHFDHNCVRIVRGDPAVVRDPGERMLKGVKINGIPTFHDPEGGNRRGRNIVYRFDMDGIRFCHCGDLGHDLSEEQVRAIGPIDVLFIPVGGVFTIDGEQARKLVAKLRPRVAVPMHFRWGGLSISVHTIEPFLDGISEDSVVRVGNEVDFSREDLPPATEFWVFSP, from the coding sequence ATGAGGATCATCTGGCACGGCCATTCTTGTTTTGAGGTCAGGGACACGGTGACCGTGGTCACGGATCCTCACGACGGCAAGTCCATTGGCATCAAGACTCCCCTGGTCAGAGCGGACATCGTTCTGGTGACCCACGACCACTTCGACCATAACTGCGTCCGCATCGTCCGAGGCGACCCCGCCGTGGTCCGAGACCCCGGGGAGAGGATGCTCAAAGGGGTCAAAATCAACGGCATTCCTACCTTCCATGACCCGGAGGGGGGAAACCGAAGGGGCCGCAACATCGTCTACCGCTTCGACATGGACGGCATCAGGTTCTGTCACTGCGGGGACCTGGGGCATGACCTCTCCGAGGAACAGGTAAGGGCCATCGGCCCCATCGACGTTCTTTTCATACCGGTGGGAGGAGTTTTCACCATCGACGGGGAGCAGGCCCGCAAACTGGTAGCCAAGCTCCGCCCTCGGGTGGCGGTACCGATGCATTTCCGCTGGGGAGGGCTATCCATCTCGGTGCACACCATCGAGCCGTTCTTGGACGGCATATCCGAGGACTCGGTGGTCAGGGTCGGCAACGAGGTGGACTTCAGCCGGGAGGACCTGCCTCCGGCGACTGAGTTCTGGGTGTTCTCCCCGTAA
- a CDS encoding DUF373 family protein, producing MKTLVLCVDRDDDFGVKAGLNSPFVGREENLKAAISLGLKDAEDSDTNTLLAAISLYDEMVKKGMDVEIATLCGDMHVGYESDLVLSTQLETVLGTVKPDRVVLVSDGAEDEYIYPVISSRVKVDSVRKVFVKQAPTVEGTYYILIKMLNDEKIRKRIVVPIGLALIVFGIFALLDPLIKLFQGSAEVSFTNMGLAMIYAVVGFYLIMFAYKAGDRAREWWRDTRTAVQEGSTMIPFAVLSVMIFLLGILYGLDAAFADPETEFLEMMVLFIGGFMWMCVFAYFTFQVGLFINDYLSKGVLQYSYLVASVTIFALGFILQGALDATQVFFGFRDYDQAVIFMEIMAGFLLAVFGALLNTSLKGMNGNKKGAESGEKVESAE from the coding sequence ATGAAGACCCTCGTTCTCTGCGTGGACCGGGACGACGACTTTGGAGTCAAGGCAGGCCTCAACAGCCCATTCGTCGGTCGGGAGGAAAACCTCAAGGCAGCGATAAGCCTAGGCTTAAAGGACGCTGAGGATTCCGACACCAATACCCTGTTGGCGGCCATCAGTCTGTACGATGAGATGGTCAAGAAGGGCATGGACGTGGAGATCGCCACCCTGTGCGGAGACATGCATGTGGGCTATGAGAGCGACCTGGTCCTCTCCACCCAGCTGGAGACGGTATTGGGAACCGTCAAACCTGACCGCGTGGTGCTGGTTTCCGATGGGGCCGAAGATGAGTACATCTACCCAGTCATATCGTCACGGGTCAAGGTCGACTCGGTGCGCAAGGTCTTCGTCAAGCAGGCTCCCACGGTCGAGGGCACGTACTATATCCTGATAAAAATGCTCAACGACGAGAAGATCCGGAAGCGTATCGTCGTGCCCATCGGCCTGGCGTTGATCGTCTTCGGAATCTTCGCCCTCCTCGACCCTCTCATCAAGTTGTTCCAGGGCTCGGCCGAGGTATCCTTCACCAACATGGGCCTGGCTATGATCTATGCGGTCGTCGGCTTCTACCTCATCATGTTCGCGTACAAGGCCGGCGATAGGGCGAGGGAGTGGTGGAGGGATACGCGGACGGCTGTCCAAGAAGGAAGCACCATGATACCGTTCGCGGTCCTGTCGGTCATGATCTTCCTGCTCGGGATACTGTATGGCTTGGACGCCGCCTTTGCCGACCCGGAGACCGAGTTCCTGGAGATGATGGTGCTGTTCATCGGCGGCTTCATGTGGATGTGCGTCTTCGCCTACTTCACCTTCCAGGTAGGGCTGTTCATCAACGACTACCTCTCCAAGGGCGTCCTGCAATACTCGTACCTCGTGGCCTCGGTGACCATCTTCGCCCTGGGCTTCATCCTGCAGGGGGCGCTGGATGCGACTCAGGTCTTCTTTGGCTTCCGGGATTATGATCAGGCCGTCATCTTCATGGAGATCATGGCGGGTTTCCTTCTGGCGGTGTTCGGTGCCCTGCTGAACACCTCCCTCAAGGGCATGAACGGCAACAAGAAGGGCGCGGAGAGCGGCGAGAAGGTCGAGAGCGCCGAATAG
- a CDS encoding 6-hydroxymethylpterin diphosphokinase MptE-like protein, with product MDFPEWEPHYLRIVREFGFSVTEDEQAAHRLASLGANKTMCGPDCLRRRIGKEVTVVGHGPALEAELRTGPLQGTVIAADGATSTLVHSIGKVPDIIVTDLDGDIADQLSASAQGAVAVILAHGDNVEALERYVPWFTGPLTLTTQARPFDRVYNFGGFTDGDRAVMLARHFGARKVHLVGFDMFTPRPKMGRDPEIKKRKLEEARKLIWDLNPSDVELIPRSSTSLWA from the coding sequence ATGGACTTCCCGGAGTGGGAACCTCATTACCTTCGGATAGTGAGGGAGTTCGGATTTTCCGTCACGGAGGACGAGCAGGCCGCTCACAGGCTGGCGTCACTCGGAGCGAACAAGACGATGTGCGGGCCTGACTGCCTCCGTCGGCGGATCGGCAAGGAGGTGACCGTGGTCGGGCACGGACCTGCGCTGGAGGCGGAGCTGAGGACCGGGCCCCTGCAGGGGACGGTCATCGCCGCGGACGGGGCCACCTCAACCCTCGTCCACTCCATAGGCAAGGTGCCGGATATCATCGTCACCGATCTGGACGGGGACATCGCCGATCAGCTCTCCGCCAGTGCCCAGGGGGCTGTCGCAGTCATCCTGGCCCACGGCGACAACGTCGAGGCGCTGGAGAGGTATGTCCCCTGGTTTACCGGCCCCCTGACGCTGACGACCCAGGCCCGCCCCTTCGACCGCGTCTACAACTTCGGGGGGTTCACCGACGGGGACCGCGCGGTAATGCTCGCTAGGCACTTCGGGGCACGAAAGGTCCATCTTGTGGGCTTTGATATGTTCACTCCAAGGCCGAAGATGGGACGGGACCCCGAGATCAAGAAACGAAAGCTCGAAGAGGCCCGCAAGCTGATCTGGGACCTCAACCCCTCCGACGTCGAGCTTATCCCCAGATCGTCCACCTCTTTATGGGCATAG
- a CDS encoding ABC transporter substrate-binding protein, producing the protein MDGSAGAPAAKKRGISKKLIVIVLVAVLAIAAIGAALVLSGGSTKGSGSTVFRYGTITGNYDSLDPAVDYETFGGEILQNVYETLVWYNGSSSSELIPLLATEVPTVANGGISADGLTYIFTIRDGVTFSDGTVLKASDVEYSFDRAFLLNDPASPIPMYGQMLIPDYANETTYPASSFGSDGKIVPSIGQDVLDQHIWAHDNKVQFNLTQPYSAFLSALAFNTASIVSEKYVEDHGGLTKDGYDFMSSNAMGTGPYMVGEIKKDSYTKLVANDNYWRGAPTLKTIIITQYSEMSAMIMALKNGDLDAAAIPRTQMASVENIANVSIISGYPTLTLDFFGLNENLNVAGADPKKTNVPSTFFQDRNVRMAFASAFNYEQYINTTMQGMAIQPNGVIPKGMFGYDASVPTYSYDLEAAAAYLRNATNGASNWLDTGFNIELYYSAGNTARETACLLLKAGLESLSDKINVTVTPLELSTLIGYQSSHKMPVMFLGWAPDYADPDDYVHPFYLSSGLYASTIGYKNETIDSLVTQAATELNDTKRAELYHDISMAMHDECAYIWTVQATSFFVGYNYIQGYYYNPMYSNLYYYALSMAPSK; encoded by the coding sequence ATGGATGGAAGCGCTGGTGCACCTGCTGCAAAGAAACGCGGCATTAGCAAGAAGCTCATCGTCATCGTGCTGGTGGCAGTCTTGGCTATCGCTGCGATAGGTGCCGCACTGGTATTATCGGGAGGGTCGACCAAAGGTAGCGGCTCCACCGTGTTCAGGTACGGTACCATTACTGGCAATTATGACAGCCTGGATCCCGCTGTGGATTATGAAACGTTTGGCGGCGAGATCCTGCAGAACGTCTACGAGACCCTTGTCTGGTACAATGGGAGCTCCTCTTCGGAGCTCATCCCGCTCCTGGCGACCGAGGTCCCGACAGTTGCCAACGGGGGCATCTCCGCCGACGGACTGACCTACATCTTCACCATTAGGGATGGCGTCACGTTCAGCGATGGGACCGTTCTGAAGGCCAGCGATGTCGAGTACTCATTCGACCGCGCGTTCTTGCTGAACGACCCCGCTAGCCCAATACCGATGTACGGTCAGATGCTCATCCCCGACTATGCCAATGAGACCACCTACCCAGCATCGTCCTTTGGCTCCGATGGCAAGATCGTGCCCAGCATCGGTCAGGATGTACTCGATCAGCATATTTGGGCCCACGATAATAAGGTCCAGTTCAATCTGACCCAGCCATACTCAGCATTCCTGTCAGCCCTTGCCTTCAACACCGCCTCGATTGTTTCCGAGAAGTATGTCGAGGATCACGGCGGATTGACCAAGGATGGCTACGACTTCATGTCCTCCAACGCCATGGGCACCGGCCCATACATGGTCGGGGAGATAAAGAAGGACTCCTATACTAAGCTGGTCGCCAACGATAACTACTGGCGGGGAGCCCCCACCCTCAAGACCATTATCATCACCCAGTACTCCGAAATGTCGGCTATGATCATGGCCCTGAAGAATGGGGACCTCGACGCTGCGGCCATCCCGCGCACTCAGATGGCGTCGGTGGAGAACATCGCAAATGTCTCTATCATATCTGGGTATCCGACCTTGACCCTTGATTTCTTTGGTCTGAACGAGAACCTGAATGTTGCCGGTGCAGATCCCAAGAAGACCAATGTTCCGTCCACCTTCTTCCAGGATAGGAACGTCAGGATGGCCTTTGCGTCTGCTTTCAACTACGAGCAGTACATAAACACCACCATGCAGGGAATGGCCATCCAGCCTAATGGAGTCATCCCTAAGGGCATGTTCGGCTACGACGCCTCGGTCCCAACATATAGCTATGATCTGGAGGCAGCCGCTGCTTACCTAAGGAACGCCACCAACGGCGCTAGCAACTGGCTGGACACTGGATTCAACATCGAGCTATACTACAGCGCGGGCAACACTGCCAGAGAGACCGCCTGCTTGCTGCTGAAGGCCGGTCTGGAGTCCCTGAGCGACAAGATCAACGTGACGGTCACTCCTCTTGAATTGTCCACGTTAATAGGGTACCAGTCGAGCCACAAGATGCCAGTGATGTTTCTCGGATGGGCTCCAGACTATGCAGATCCGGATGATTATGTGCATCCGTTCTATCTGTCCAGCGGGCTCTATGCGTCGACGATCGGCTACAAGAACGAGACTATCGACTCGCTGGTCACTCAGGCTGCCACGGAATTGAACGATACCAAGAGGGCGGAGCTGTACCACGACATAAGCATGGCCATGCACGACGAGTGCGCGTATATCTGGACCGTCCAGGCCACCAGCTTCTTCGTTGGATATAATTACATTCAGGGTTACTACTACAACCCGATGTACTCCAACCTTTACTACTACGCTCTGAGCATGGCACCGAGCAAGTGA
- a CDS encoding ABC transporter permease — MVVRMGLSRYIIRRLLLIIPVIIGVSLIVFTLTRVAGDPVTAYVNEKMTDSQIELVREKYHLNDSIWEQYIAWLQGVLQGDWGWSKTASMPVTDAIAYYLPATFELAVISMVMSIFVGIWLGTKSAIKKNKPFDHTTRVISLFGVSIPVFLLGLMLLLVFYSELHLFPIHGRISDSYIIAGTEPSGMTGFYLVDSLLLGNLPMFADVLWHLILPSLTLSLAIIAIILRVQRNSMLEVLGLDYVKTARAKGLDEKTIINVHARKNALIPTTTIIGLAFGTLLGGAILTESVFAWPGLGKWSASSIEAMDTASIMGFCLLVAFTYVIVNLVVDILYAYLDPRIRLE, encoded by the coding sequence ATGGTGGTACGGATGGGGCTCTCAAGGTACATCATCAGAAGACTATTGTTGATAATCCCTGTCATCATCGGGGTCTCCCTCATCGTCTTCACCCTGACCCGGGTGGCGGGCGATCCCGTTACGGCATATGTCAACGAAAAGATGACCGATTCCCAGATCGAGCTCGTCCGCGAGAAGTACCATCTGAACGATTCGATATGGGAGCAGTATATCGCTTGGCTCCAGGGGGTGCTACAAGGCGACTGGGGATGGTCTAAAACCGCCTCCATGCCGGTCACCGACGCCATTGCTTATTATCTCCCCGCGACGTTCGAACTGGCCGTCATCTCAATGGTGATGAGCATTTTCGTAGGCATTTGGCTGGGGACGAAATCAGCCATCAAGAAGAACAAGCCCTTCGATCACACCACCAGGGTCATCTCCCTGTTCGGCGTCTCCATCCCGGTATTCCTGCTAGGCCTGATGCTTCTTCTTGTCTTCTATTCCGAGCTTCATCTGTTTCCCATCCATGGACGGATCAGTGACTCGTACATCATCGCAGGCACCGAGCCCAGCGGTATGACCGGCTTCTACCTCGTGGATTCCCTTCTCCTTGGCAACCTGCCCATGTTTGCCGACGTTCTTTGGCATCTGATCCTTCCCTCGTTGACCCTGTCCCTGGCCATCATCGCGATAATCCTGAGAGTCCAGAGGAACAGCATGCTGGAGGTGCTCGGGCTCGATTACGTGAAGACCGCTCGGGCCAAAGGCCTCGATGAGAAGACGATCATCAACGTACATGCCCGGAAGAACGCCCTCATACCCACCACCACTATCATCGGGCTGGCTTTCGGCACCTTGTTGGGCGGGGCGATCCTCACCGAATCAGTGTTCGCATGGCCCGGCCTCGGGAAATGGTCGGCCAGCTCGATAGAGGCGATGGACACCGCCTCCATCATGGGATTCTGTCTCCTGGTGGCCTTCACCTACGTCATCGTCAATCTGGTCGTCGACATACTGTACGCATATCTGGACCCCCGAATCAGGCTGGAGTGA
- a CDS encoding ABC transporter permease encodes MTTVNEKIAKVAVDNKTNPRSNLVDNLKAELKPRVREWRNSWSLIRSNWTAMAGVIMVASIVFIAVAAPYLAPPQSTRDPMEIPADLNFPKPPFQPGQPIFGTGNNGIDIYYGVVWGARTTITTSLYVVLTAALIGLVLGAVAGYYGGKIDEALMRFTDIFLSLPALIMAMAVASILTRNLETMMFALIIVWWPAYARLVRGQVLTVRENTYVEAARAIGAKRSRILFKHIIPNSISPLIVNITLDLGTVALTAASLSYIGFGVQPGYAEWGRMISDGHNWMLSTVYYNGAPYTPWWVVFFPGIMIMIFTIGCSLIGDGLRDILDPRSKR; translated from the coding sequence ATGACCACTGTCAACGAGAAGATCGCCAAGGTGGCCGTGGACAACAAGACCAACCCTCGATCGAATTTGGTCGATAATCTAAAGGCCGAGCTGAAGCCCCGAGTCAGGGAGTGGCGGAATTCGTGGAGCCTGATCCGCAGCAACTGGACGGCGATGGCCGGCGTAATAATGGTCGCGTCCATCGTGTTCATCGCTGTCGCCGCTCCGTATCTGGCCCCTCCTCAGAGCACCCGCGATCCCATGGAGATACCCGCTGACCTGAACTTCCCCAAACCCCCATTCCAACCCGGCCAGCCTATCTTCGGCACCGGGAACAACGGCATAGACATTTATTATGGTGTGGTGTGGGGTGCCCGTACCACCATCACTACCTCGCTCTACGTGGTCCTCACCGCCGCTCTGATAGGGCTGGTGCTGGGTGCCGTAGCCGGCTACTACGGAGGAAAGATCGATGAGGCCCTCATGCGGTTCACCGACATCTTCCTGTCCCTGCCCGCCCTGATCATGGCTATGGCTGTCGCCTCCATCCTGACGCGAAACCTGGAGACCATGATGTTCGCCCTGATCATCGTGTGGTGGCCAGCCTATGCCAGGTTGGTGAGAGGGCAGGTGCTCACCGTCAGGGAGAACACCTACGTGGAAGCGGCCAGAGCCATAGGCGCCAAGCGGAGCCGGATCCTCTTCAAACACATCATTCCCAACTCTATCTCTCCGCTCATCGTCAACATCACTCTGGACCTGGGAACGGTAGCACTGACCGCGGCGAGCCTGAGCTACATCGGGTTCGGGGTCCAGCCCGGCTATGCTGAATGGGGGCGAATGATCTCCGACGGCCATAACTGGATGCTTAGCACGGTCTACTATAACGGGGCCCCCTACACTCCATGGTGGGTTGTCTTCTTTCCTGGCATCATGATTATGATATTCACCATTGGATGCAGCCTGATCGGTGACGGCCTCAGGGATATCCTTGATCCCAGGAGCAAGAGGTAG
- a CDS encoding ATP-binding cassette domain-containing protein, with product MDASSIIEIEDLYTNFYTKGGVVYVLDGINLRIKKGETFGLVGESGCGKSVTANSIMCLVPSPPSKVEGGRIMFALPPGYRSHFERMMGREASKGTNDPEAVAARQEFETALAAGEYPVPGLGDRYASYRSLEEKKGRNDPETVAALTKLIQSMNEINILELGQLDLQRIRGKVISMIFQEPTASLNPVFTAGDQIAEIILLHEKKDLTAAVLKNLDRKKKLIKNDEGAQKLPGHDGEITCSACGAKVQKEMDHCPSCDLSFPIRHVPIITSLKLRIEQDLYARMNDNPEDGLLWLLSKIPILKRYKRPMENEAFNRAIGMLRMVRVPDPVNVANSYPYELSGGMQQRVMIAMALACKPQLLIADEPTTALDVTIQAQILKLMRELQKDTGTTILMITHNLGIIAEICDRVGVMYAGSIVELTSNQEIFKEPLHPYTQGLLSAIPRIDQELPRLEIIEGSVPNLSKPPTGCRFHPRCPYAMAICSREKPAMMDIKPGHSVACHLYTEVKQWPTVRS from the coding sequence ATGGACGCAAGTTCGATAATCGAGATCGAAGATTTGTACACCAACTTCTACACCAAGGGAGGCGTCGTCTACGTCTTGGACGGGATCAACCTGAGGATCAAGAAAGGCGAGACCTTCGGATTGGTGGGGGAGAGCGGTTGCGGTAAGAGCGTCACCGCCAACTCTATCATGTGCCTGGTCCCCAGCCCTCCCAGCAAGGTCGAGGGCGGTCGAATAATGTTCGCTCTGCCACCTGGATACCGCAGCCATTTCGAGCGGATGATGGGCCGGGAGGCTTCCAAGGGGACGAACGATCCCGAGGCCGTCGCCGCCCGGCAGGAGTTCGAAACCGCCCTGGCTGCAGGCGAGTATCCCGTTCCCGGCCTCGGTGACCGGTATGCCAGCTACCGCTCCCTGGAGGAGAAAAAGGGAAGGAACGACCCCGAGACGGTAGCGGCCCTTACCAAGCTCATTCAGTCGATGAACGAGATCAATATCCTGGAGCTCGGGCAGCTGGACCTCCAGCGGATCCGAGGAAAAGTCATATCCATGATATTCCAGGAGCCCACGGCCTCTCTCAACCCAGTGTTCACCGCCGGTGACCAGATCGCCGAGATCATCCTCCTGCACGAGAAGAAGGACCTGACCGCCGCGGTGCTGAAGAACCTGGATCGGAAAAAGAAGCTGATCAAGAACGATGAGGGGGCGCAGAAGCTCCCTGGTCACGACGGAGAGATCACCTGTTCGGCGTGCGGGGCCAAGGTTCAGAAGGAGATGGACCACTGCCCCAGCTGCGACCTCTCCTTCCCCATCCGTCATGTGCCCATCATCACTTCGCTCAAGCTGAGGATCGAACAGGATCTGTACGCCAGAATGAACGATAATCCTGAGGATGGTCTGCTGTGGCTGCTGTCGAAGATCCCCATCCTGAAGAGGTACAAGCGGCCGATGGAGAACGAGGCCTTCAACAGGGCTATCGGGATGCTGCGCATGGTCCGCGTGCCCGATCCGGTGAATGTGGCCAACTCCTACCCTTACGAGCTGTCGGGAGGGATGCAGCAGAGGGTCATGATCGCCATGGCCTTGGCGTGCAAGCCCCAGCTACTCATCGCCGACGAGCCGACCACCGCGCTGGACGTTACCATTCAGGCGCAGATCTTGAAGCTGATGCGGGAGCTGCAGAAGGACACTGGAACAACTATCCTCATGATCACCCACAACCTCGGCATCATCGCTGAGATTTGCGACCGGGTGGGGGTGATGTACGCTGGCAGCATCGTCGAGCTTACCTCCAACCAGGAAATATTCAAGGAGCCGCTCCATCCCTATACTCAAGGCCTTCTGTCAGCCATCCCGCGCATCGATCAGGAACTTCCCAGACTAGAGATCATCGAGGGCAGTGTGCCAAACTTGTCCAAGCCTCCTACCGGTTGCCGGTTCCATCCCCGGTGCCCCTACGCCATGGCGATCTGCAGCAGGGAGAAGCCGGCGATGATGGATATCAAACCAGGACACTCGGTGGCATGCCACTTGTACACGGAGGTGAAACAATGGCCGACAGTGAGATCCTGA